The window AGACGGTGGTTTCCGGATCCATTGATCCCGACGAAGAAGCAGAGCAAGACAGTACCTATTTCGAGTAGATTTTTTTATGAGTCAACGAATGGTCTTTCGTGTAGATTTTAATTTGACGCAACGGGTGCAAGGGATCAAGGGTGTCGAGAAGCCAGGTGTGCACGGGGCTAGGAGTCGAGCATGCGCCTTATCTCCCTGGCGGCCTCGCGCGGGTCCGGGGCGCGGTAGATGGATGAGCCCACCACCACGATGTCCGCCCCCGCCGCGAGGACCCGTGGCAGGTTCTCCGTCTTCACGCCGCCGTCCACCTCCACCTCCACCTGGAGCCCCTGTCGCGCGGCCTCCTCCTTTATCTCCCCCACCTTGTCGAGCGCCTCCGGTATGAGGTCCTGCCCTCCGAATCCGGGCATCACCGTCATCACCAGTATGAAATCCACCAGGTCGAGATAGTCGAAAACGCGGCTCGCCGGCGTCTGCGGGTTGATGACCATGCCCGCCTTTTTCCCGAGGTTGCGCACGAAGCCCAGTATCTCGCCGGGAAACCTCGTTACCTCGCTGTGGAAGGAAACCCAGTCCGCCCCCGCCTCCACGAAATCCTCGACGTATTCCGCGGGGTTGGCGATCATGAGGTGGACGTCCAGGGGAAGGCGCGTGATGGACCTCACCGCCCTCACCACGAGGGGACCGAAAGTGATGTTGGGCACGAAGTTGCCGTCCATGACGTCCAGGTGCACGGCATCGGCGCTATCCTCGATATAGGAGAGGGCGCGCTTCAGGTCCGAGAAATCGGCGTTGAGAAGCGATGGTGCGAGCTTTACCCTGCCCATGTTACGCGGCTCCCAGGTCCACCCTCTCGAGTGGCA of the Actinomycetota bacterium genome contains:
- the rpe gene encoding ribulose-phosphate 3-epimerase, encoding MGRVKLAPSLLNADFSDLKRALSYIEDSADAVHLDVMDGNFVPNITFGPLVVRAVRSITRLPLDVHLMIANPAEYVEDFVEAGADWVSFHSEVTRFPGEILGFVRNLGKKAGMVINPQTPASRVFDYLDLVDFILVMTVMPGFGGQDLIPEALDKVGEIKEEAARQGLQVEVEVDGGVKTENLPRVLAAGADIVVVGSSIYRAPDPREAAREIRRMLDS